The genomic region CACCGCGCGGGCCTCCTGAACGAGGACGTGCACTCGGTGCACAGCCCGTCCCTGGCGGACTGGCTGAAGACCTGGGACGTCCGCGGCGGCTCGCCGTCCCCGGAGGCCCTGGAGCTGTGGCACGCGGCGCCCGGCTGCGTCCGTTCCGCCGAGGCCTTCTCCCAGTCCGAGCGCTGGGAGGCCCTCGACGAGGACGCGGAGGGCGGCTGCATCCGCTCGGCGGAGCACGCGTACTCGAAGGACGGCGGCCTGGCGGTTCTGAAGGGCAACCTCGCCGTCGACGGCTGTGTCGTGAAGACGGCAGGCGTGGACGAGTCGATCTGGACCTTCGAGGGCCCTGCGGTCGTCTGCGAGTCGCAGGAGGAGGCCGTCGACAAGATCCTCAAGAAGGAGATCACGCACGGCGACGTCGTCGTCATCCGCTACGAGGGCCCCAAGGGCGGCCCCGGCATGCAGGAGATGCTTTACCCGACGTCCTTCCTGAAGGGCCGCGGCCTCGGCAAGACCTGCGCCCTGATCACCGACGGCCGCTTCTCCGGCGGCACGTCCGGCCTCTCCATCGGCCACGCCTCCCCGGAGGCGGCCTCCGGCGGCACGATCGCCCTCGTCCAGGACGGCGACCGCATCCGCATCGACATCCCGAACCGCGGCATCGAGCTCCTGGTCTCCGACGAGGAACTCGCCACCCGCCGCGAGGCCCTGAACGGCGTGTACGCCCCGGCCGCCCGCGACCGCAAGGTCTCGGCCGCCCTCCGCGCGTACGCGGCGATGGCCACCAGCGCCGACAGGGGCGCGGTCCGCGACGTCTCCAAACTCGGCTAGGCCCGTACCCGGACAAACTCGGTCAGGGCTGTACAGTCCCTGGCCCGCACCACCCAGTCACGTGGGCCCGCCCGGTCCTCACCACCGGGCGGGTTCGCCCAGTTCACGGGGCTCAGTGCCTACCAGTCGGCGGGCTTGCCGGCATCCACCGCGAAGACACTCCCGTCGGGCGCGCTTCCGTAGACCCGGTCGCCCACCACCAAGGGTGCGGGCACCTCGGCGACGACGCCCGCGGTTCCGCCGTTACTGAGCCGCGGACGGGTCTGCCCCAGGAGCCTGCCCGTACGGGCGTCGACCGCGAGCAGCCGGCCGTCAGGAGCGGTGACGTACAGGGTCCGGCCGTCGGCGGTCGGCTCCGACCCCCTGCTGACCGAGGTCTCCAGCCGCCACCGCTGCTTGCCGGCCTCGACGTCCACCGCCACCAGCGCCCCTCCCGTGGCCAGTAAAGAGACCGTCCCGTCGTGCAGGGCGGCCGTGGTGGACGGGAGCCGAAGGGCGAGGGGGATCCGCCGTACGTCGCCGGTGCCGGACGTGTAGCCGACGACGCTCACCGTCTCCTGGTAGGAGTTCTCCTCGGTCAGCCAGAGCGTGCCTTCCTCGACCCCGACGGGACTGAGCACCCCGTCGAGGCGGTGACGCCACCGGATGTCCCCGGTCCGCAGATCCACCGCGATCACCTGCGTACTCACGTTGTCGGCGCCCAGCGTCGTCGCGTACGCGAGCTCACCGCCGAAGTACGCGAACGGGGGCTGGGCCGCGCCGGCCACGCGCTCCCGCCACAGCCGGTCCCCGGTCTTCCCGTCGACACCGGTGACCATGCCGTCGGGCGAGGTCAGCAGAACCGTGTCGCCCGCGTGCTGCACACTGCCGTTGTACGCGGAAAGGTCCAGCGTCCAGCGGGTCCTGCCCGTGTCGGGGTCGAGCGCGACGAGTTGTGCGCGGTCCGGGGTGACGACGTGCACCAGCCCACCCGACAGGACGGGCGCGACCGTCGTACCGTCCCCTGCGCCCTCGGCCTTCCGCGTCCACCGCACCTTGCCGTCGAGCGGATCGATGGAGGCGGCGAGCACACCCGGCGCGGCACAGCGCAGCGCCCCGCCGCCGTACGCGCACTTGGACATGCCCGCCTGTGCCGTACCCACCTTCGTGACCCACGGGCGGAACGTGTCGGCGACGGCCCGGCGTCCCGTACCCGGATCCGAACGACCGCCGGAGTCACCGCCGACCTCCGGCACACCGAAGACGAGCGCACCGCCCACCGCCAGTACGGCCACGACACCGGCGCCGCCGAAGAAAAGCACCCGACGACGGCGCCGACGGGTACGCGACGAGGGACCACTGGAACTGTCCGACAGACCCCTGGAACCGACGGACGAGGCAAGCCCGGAAGGCTCGGACGACCCGGCCACGACATCGCCGCCGCCCGGGCCGCGCACGTGAGTCGCACCGTCTCCGGTCAGAGACTCGTGCCCGGGCCCGGGCACGAGCCCGGAGACACCCTCGGCCCCGGCTTCGGCCTCCAGTTCTGCCTCTGTCCCTGCCTCTGTCCCCGACCCTTTTTCTGCTTCTGGTTCCGGTGTGCGCTGCGCGGGGATGAACGCCTGCGTGTCGTAAAGGGAGGAGACGAGCCGCAGTTCCCCCATGAGTTCGTCGGGCGTGGGCCGTTCGTCCGGCTCCTTGGCGAGGCAGCGGACGATGAGCGGAGCCAGATCGTCGGGGACGCCGGTCAAGTCCGGCTCATCGTGCACCACTTGATACGCGACGATGTAGGGACTGTCGGAGTCGAAGGGCCCCCGCCCGGTGGCCGCGTGGACCAGGACCGACCCGAGGGCGAAGATATCGGCTGCCGGACCCACCTCGCGAGGGCGGCGGAACTGCTCGGGGGCCATGAAGGGCGGGGTACCGATCAGCTTGCCGGTCTCCGTGCGCAGTTCGCTGTCGGATGGCCGGGAGATGCCGAAGTCGATGACTTTGGGCCCGTCCTCGGCGAGCAGGACGTTGCTCGGCTTGAGGTCGCGGTGCACCACACCGGCACGGTGGATGTCGCGCAACGCCTCGGCGAGGCCGGCCATGACCTGACGCAACTGCGCGCTCGACAATGAACCGTTCCGCTTCACATGCTCGGCCAGCGTCAGCCCCGGTATGAACAGGGTGGCCATCCAGGGCCGGTCGGCCTCGGGGTCGGCGTCCACGACCGGTGCGGTGAAGGCACCGCTGACCCGGCGCGCGGCCGCGATCTCCTGCCGGAACCGCCCCCTGAACTCGGGGTCCTTGGCGAACTCGGCATGTACGACCTTCACCGCGAGCCGCAGCCCCGAGGTCGAGCGCGCCAGATGGACAACACCCATACCGCCCGAGCCCAGGCATGACTCAAGGCGGTACTGCCCGGCGTATTCGGGAAGTTCCGCTTCGGCACCGGTTCCGGCGCTGCGTCGTGGCGGCATGGCCCACCCCCGTGAATTACGTACGCACGCGCGACGCACGGAGCCTAGTCGATGGTTCGTATGAGACCCACGCGGCTTGCTAGCCTCCGCGTGCACAAAGACAAGAAAGCGTTTCAAGCCAACGCGTTCGCGACGATCAAGACAGAGCGTCCCAACGCATCCAACGGGGAGGCCCATATGGCTGTTGAAGAGATAGAGAGCGCGGACGAGAGTACGGGCGCGAGGGCGGAGACGACCGCCACCGCGACCCAGAAGCTCTACTCGATCGCACCCGGCTACACCGTGAACGTCCGCAGTGGCCCCGGCACCCAGTACCGCCTGATCCGCACCCTGCCGGTGGGCTCCAAGGTCCCGATCTTCTGCCAGCGCCCGGGCGAGACGATCAGCGGCCCCTACGGCACGACGAACATCTGGGACAACATCAAGGTCGGGGAGTACGTCTCCGACGCCTACGTGAATACGGGCAGCGACGGCTACGTGGCACCGCGCTGCAGCTGACCGCGCAGGGCGCCCCGGCCCGCGGGTCCACGGACCAGCGGACCGGGCCGCTCCGCCCGGCCGCCACTACTCCGCCACCACTCCGCCACACCACATCGGTACTCCCGCCGCACGGAGCGATAATCGAGCGGTGAGCGAAGAAACCGGCACCCCCACTGGCCCCCGCCCCGAACCGATCCGTTTCTTCGGTACGACCTGGGTGGACCACGACGGCGGTTACGCGGCCCGTCGCGCGGCCGTGGCCGCCGGCTCACTCGCGGCGGCGGTGCTGAGCTGCCTGGTCCTCCGCTTCGCGTACGAGGGCCTGGAGATCGCGGCCGTGGGCAGCCTGGTCACCCTCCTCGTCGCCGTGATGTTCGCGATCTGCAGCGCGATCGCTTTCCGCCGCACGTGGGTAGGCTTCACCGAGCGACCCGACCCCGACACCCAGGCATCCCTCCGCGGCCTCCTCACCATCGGCTTTGTAGGCGCCCTCCTGGCCTACTTCTTCCGCTCCCTCACCGAGGCCCCCGGCGAGCAACTCCACCGCCAGGAGTACGAGGCGGCGCGCACCGAACACGCCCGCCGGACCTCCCGCCGCACCGGAAACCCATCCCGCAAGCGCCGCCGCTAGGGGCTCCGCCCCAGGTCCCGTCGGGTGGGTTGTCGGGTGCGGGTTGGGTGTGGCTGGTCGCGCAGTTCCCCGCGCCCCTTGGGTATCTCGGCCCTGAGGTGTGCCTTTCAGCCCTCCGGCGTTTGAGGAGCGGGGGTTCGGGCGCTGGCCCCCGAGTAAAGATGGGAATGGGTAGGGGCGGCGGGGGCGAAAACCTCCCCGCCCTCACCCCAACCTCTTACCGAGGCCCACTGTCCCCTGCCCCCACCCAAGGCCACCATGGCGACATGACCGCCTCCTCACGCGCTCACCACCACACTCGAGCCCACTCCTTCAACGCCGCCGCAGCCCAGTACGCCGCGAACCGCCCCTCCTACCCACCCACCCTCTTCGACGCGATAGAGAACGCCACAGGCCGCCCCCTCGCGGGCGCCCGAGCAATCGACGTGGGCGCGGGCACCGGCATCGCAACCACCCTGTTGCACGCCCGAGGCGCGAACGTCGTGGCGGTAGAGCCCGGCGACGGCATGGCACGTCAATTCCGCCACACCCTCCCGGACATCCCCCTCGTACGCGGCGACGGCAACGCCCTCCCCTTCACCGACTCCTCCGCCGACTTCGTGACATACGCCCAGGCCTGGCACTGGACAGAGCCCGCCCGGGCCGCCCCGGAAGCGATGCGCGTCCTGCGCCCGGGCGGTGCCCTCGCCCTCTGGTGGAACATCGACGCCGTGGACGTCCCGTGGATCGCCGACCAGGAGCGCCGCGTCGAGCGGTACTTCGGCGGTGGCGACGCCCTCAGCAAGAGGGTCGGCACCGCCGCCCGTGCCGAGACCGCCCTCGCCGACGCGATCACCGTCCCGGACGTCACACACCACCAGGTCCGCTGGAGCCGCAGCGTCCCTCTCGACACCCACCTCGCCAACATGGGCAGCCACTCGATCTTCCTCGTCCTCGGCGAGAAGGGCACCGCGGTCTTCCTCGCCGAGGAGCGCGAGCATCTC from Streptomyces sp. NBC_00878 harbors:
- a CDS encoding EamA/RhaT family transporter, producing MSEETGTPTGPRPEPIRFFGTTWVDHDGGYAARRAAVAAGSLAAAVLSCLVLRFAYEGLEIAAVGSLVTLLVAVMFAICSAIAFRRTWVGFTERPDPDTQASLRGLLTIGFVGALLAYFFRSLTEAPGEQLHRQEYEAARTEHARRTSRRTGNPSRKRRR
- a CDS encoding serine/threonine-protein kinase, giving the protein MPPRRSAGTGAEAELPEYAGQYRLESCLGSGGMGVVHLARSTSGLRLAVKVVHAEFAKDPEFRGRFRQEIAAARRVSGAFTAPVVDADPEADRPWMATLFIPGLTLAEHVKRNGSLSSAQLRQVMAGLAEALRDIHRAGVVHRDLKPSNVLLAEDGPKVIDFGISRPSDSELRTETGKLIGTPPFMAPEQFRRPREVGPAADIFALGSVLVHAATGRGPFDSDSPYIVAYQVVHDEPDLTGVPDDLAPLIVRCLAKEPDERPTPDELMGELRLVSSLYDTQAFIPAQRTPEPEAEKGSGTEAGTEAELEAEAGAEGVSGLVPGPGHESLTGDGATHVRGPGGGDVVAGSSEPSGLASSVGSRGLSDSSSGPSSRTRRRRRRVLFFGGAGVVAVLAVGGALVFGVPEVGGDSGGRSDPGTGRRAVADTFRPWVTKVGTAQAGMSKCAYGGGALRCAAPGVLAASIDPLDGKVRWTRKAEGAGDGTTVAPVLSGGLVHVVTPDRAQLVALDPDTGRTRWTLDLSAYNGSVQHAGDTVLLTSPDGMVTGVDGKTGDRLWRERVAGAAQPPFAYFGGELAYATTLGADNVSTQVIAVDLRTGDIRWRHRLDGVLSPVGVEEGTLWLTEENSYQETVSVVGYTSGTGDVRRIPLALRLPSTTAALHDGTVSLLATGGALVAVDVEAGKQRWRLETSVSRGSEPTADGRTLYVTAPDGRLLAVDARTGRLLGQTRPRLSNGGTAGVVAEVPAPLVVGDRVYGSAPDGSVFAVDAGKPADW
- a CDS encoding SH3 domain-containing protein, whose amino-acid sequence is MAVEEIESADESTGARAETTATATQKLYSIAPGYTVNVRSGPGTQYRLIRTLPVGSKVPIFCQRPGETISGPYGTTNIWDNIKVGEYVSDAYVNTGSDGYVAPRCS
- a CDS encoding class I SAM-dependent methyltransferase, with amino-acid sequence MTASSRAHHHTRAHSFNAAAAQYAANRPSYPPTLFDAIENATGRPLAGARAIDVGAGTGIATTLLHARGANVVAVEPGDGMARQFRHTLPDIPLVRGDGNALPFTDSSADFVTYAQAWHWTEPARAAPEAMRVLRPGGALALWWNIDAVDVPWIADQERRVERYFGGGDALSKRVGTAARAETALADAITVPDVTHHQVRWSRSVPLDTHLANMGSHSIFLVLGEKGTAVFLAEEREHLLEVFPDGVVEETYNVDLLIARRP